From one Conexibacter woesei Iso977N genomic stretch:
- a CDS encoding HD-GYP domain-containing protein, protein MDVRLSEVLAALSHALDITEGQPRGHAERTCLIAMRVAQQIGLDAQTRSSLFHAALLKDAGCSSNAAKVAHLYGADDADVKRDRKVTDHLQPGQSIRHLVRATAPGEGPIAKAKGLRRLVQHGSSGSRALTELRCERGAMVARHVGLSVDAEQAIRDLDEHWDGRGYPHALEGEAISLCGRILCLAQTVEVFWQDGGGAAAACGVARERRGTWFDPALVDALTAAESDLAFWATLDQPRVATLEPSDRLLHTDGAGLDRIAFAFAGIVDAKTPYTARHSEGVAEIAVRLAAALGFDAADQRELRRAGLLHDIGKLGVSNRILDKPGKLDADEWAAVRRHPTWTLEILQRIPAFAGLAEVAANHHEKLDGSGYGRGLTARDLTIEARILAVADIAEALTADRPYRAPLPLERVLDIIEGDAPHALDAGVVARLPAVLDGWLSETVTASAPPLAA, encoded by the coding sequence ATGGACGTCCGGCTCTCAGAGGTGCTTGCGGCGCTCTCGCACGCGCTCGACATCACCGAGGGGCAGCCGCGTGGGCATGCCGAGCGGACGTGCCTGATCGCGATGCGCGTCGCGCAGCAGATCGGCCTCGACGCTCAGACTCGCTCATCGCTCTTCCACGCTGCGCTCCTGAAGGACGCGGGCTGCTCCTCGAACGCCGCCAAGGTCGCGCACCTCTACGGCGCCGACGACGCGGACGTCAAGCGCGACCGCAAGGTCACCGACCACCTGCAGCCGGGCCAGTCGATCCGCCACCTCGTCCGCGCCACGGCCCCCGGCGAGGGGCCGATCGCCAAGGCGAAGGGCCTCAGGCGCCTCGTCCAGCACGGGTCCAGCGGGTCGCGGGCCCTCACCGAGCTGCGCTGCGAGCGCGGCGCGATGGTCGCACGCCACGTCGGCCTCTCCGTCGACGCCGAGCAGGCGATCCGCGACCTCGACGAGCACTGGGACGGCCGTGGCTACCCGCACGCGCTGGAGGGCGAGGCCATCAGCCTCTGCGGCCGGATCCTCTGCCTCGCCCAGACCGTCGAGGTCTTCTGGCAGGACGGCGGCGGCGCGGCCGCGGCGTGCGGCGTCGCGCGCGAGCGCCGCGGCACCTGGTTCGACCCGGCGCTCGTCGACGCGCTCACCGCGGCCGAGTCCGACCTCGCCTTCTGGGCCACGCTCGACCAGCCGCGCGTCGCGACGCTGGAGCCCTCCGACCGCCTGCTGCACACCGACGGCGCCGGTCTGGACCGGATCGCGTTCGCCTTCGCCGGGATCGTCGACGCCAAGACGCCCTACACCGCCCGCCACTCCGAGGGCGTCGCGGAGATCGCGGTGCGCCTCGCCGCCGCGCTCGGCTTCGACGCCGCCGACCAGCGCGAGCTGCGCCGCGCCGGGCTCCTGCACGACATCGGCAAGCTCGGCGTCTCCAACCGGATCCTCGACAAGCCCGGCAAGCTCGACGCCGACGAGTGGGCCGCGGTCCGCCGCCACCCCACCTGGACGCTGGAGATCCTCCAGCGCATCCCCGCCTTCGCGGGCCTCGCCGAGGTCGCCGCCAACCACCACGAGAAGCTCGACGGCTCCGGCTACGGCCGCGGCCTGACCGCGCGCGACCTGACGATCGAAGCCCGGATCCTCGCCGTCGCCGACATCGCCGAGGCGCTCACCGCCGACCGCCCGTACCGCGCGCCGCTGCCGCTGGAGCGCGTCCTGGACATCATCGAAGGCGACGCGCCGCACGCCCTCGACGCCGGCGTCGTCGCCCGCCTGCCCGCCGTCCTGGACGGATGGCTGAGCGAGACGGTGACCGCGAGCGCGCCACCGTTGGCCGCTTAA
- a CDS encoding TOMM precursor leader peptide-binding protein, with product MRGGHPDGDVALEGDPTVLVELLTQLDGTRGRAEILAALRAGSAPSLSAADLDEALAAMTAGGLIDDAAQDEVHLDAGSLERYDRQLRFFGDLTKPGESRAAAHRKLEEATVLCLGMGGLGGLTATMLTACGIGKIVGVDHDAVEIHNLARQILYNQDDVGRLKVDAAHERLGRLNERTEFVGIPRRMKSAQDIREVVADVRPDFLIGAIDWPAGHTSDWIGQACFAEGVPYMTMGVFPPVVRVGPTYIPGTTGCPECQNAAYRRKYPYFDRGIAATPENSPAATFAPSCGIIGSLAANEVIAHVTGLYPRTCEARAFMIDLTTLAVTREDVPLEPGCPVCGGVAAAA from the coding sequence ATGCGCGGCGGTCACCCTGATGGTGACGTCGCGCTCGAGGGCGACCCCACCGTGCTCGTCGAGCTGCTCACGCAGCTCGACGGCACGCGGGGTCGCGCAGAGATCCTGGCGGCGCTGCGCGCGGGTTCCGCCCCGTCGCTCAGCGCCGCCGATCTCGACGAGGCGCTGGCGGCGATGACCGCCGGCGGCCTCATCGATGACGCCGCACAGGACGAGGTCCACCTCGACGCCGGCAGCCTGGAGCGGTACGACCGCCAGCTGCGCTTCTTCGGCGACCTCACCAAGCCGGGCGAGTCCCGTGCGGCCGCTCACCGGAAGCTCGAGGAGGCGACGGTGCTCTGCCTCGGCATGGGCGGCCTCGGCGGCCTGACCGCCACGATGCTCACGGCGTGCGGCATCGGCAAGATCGTCGGCGTCGACCACGACGCCGTCGAGATCCACAACCTCGCCCGCCAGATCCTCTACAACCAGGACGACGTCGGCCGCCTCAAGGTCGACGCGGCCCACGAGCGGCTCGGTCGCCTCAACGAGCGCACGGAGTTCGTCGGCATCCCGCGCCGGATGAAGTCGGCGCAGGACATCCGCGAGGTCGTGGCCGACGTCAGGCCGGACTTCCTGATCGGCGCGATCGACTGGCCGGCGGGGCACACCTCCGACTGGATCGGCCAGGCCTGCTTCGCGGAGGGCGTCCCGTACATGACGATGGGCGTGTTCCCGCCGGTGGTGCGCGTCGGGCCGACGTACATCCCCGGGACGACCGGCTGCCCGGAATGCCAGAACGCGGCCTACCGGCGCAAGTACCCCTACTTCGACCGCGGGATCGCGGCGACCCCGGAGAACTCACCGGCGGCGACGTTCGCGCCGTCCTGCGGGATCATCGGCTCGTTGGCCGCCAACGAGGTGATCGCCCACGTCACCGGCCTCTACCCCCGCACCTGCGAGGCGCGGGCCTTCATGATCGACCTGACGACGCTCGCCGTCACGCGCGAGGACGTCCCGCTGGAGCCCGGCTGTCCGGTGTGCGGCGGCGTCGCGGCCGCCGCCTAG
- a CDS encoding class I SAM-dependent DNA methyltransferase yields MTLLGTCASAGKETSAATYDPLAPHYDAYRKAPDYPRWLAGLLDLAAEHGLNGGLALDVGCGTGTSTEALIAAGFEASGVDPSPAMLDRARARLGDDVQLGVSALPEPLPVGPEVDLVTAFNDVLNYVEPESLGAAVTSLAGRMRSGGLLLFDANTPLLYTTYCVAPAVSETEDVFFVFQPLTDPGEPTQRSDLHAFVRDPHDPTVWERTVSHHVQHLHTHDAMVAALEDAGLELIDVRGAFNEGPLGGAPDETQHIKRVYLARLP; encoded by the coding sequence ATGACCCTGCTCGGCACCTGCGCTTCTGCGGGAAAAGAAACGTCCGCGGCTACGTATGACCCGCTCGCTCCGCATTACGACGCCTACCGGAAGGCCCCCGACTACCCGCGCTGGCTCGCCGGTCTGCTCGACCTCGCCGCCGAGCACGGGCTCAACGGCGGGCTCGCGCTCGACGTCGGATGCGGCACCGGGACCTCCACCGAGGCGCTGATCGCCGCCGGCTTCGAGGCGTCAGGGGTCGACCCCTCGCCGGCCATGCTCGACCGGGCGCGGGCCCGGCTCGGCGACGATGTCCAACTGGGCGTGTCGGCGCTCCCCGAACCGTTGCCAGTTGGCCCAGAAGTGGACCTCGTGACAGCGTTCAACGACGTTCTCAACTACGTCGAGCCCGAATCGCTCGGCGCGGCGGTGACCAGTTTGGCCGGCCGGATGCGCTCAGGCGGGCTCCTGCTCTTCGACGCCAACACGCCGCTGCTCTACACGACCTACTGCGTGGCCCCAGCCGTCTCGGAGACCGAGGACGTCTTCTTCGTCTTCCAGCCGCTGACCGACCCGGGCGAGCCGACGCAGCGGTCCGACCTCCACGCCTTCGTGCGAGACCCGCACGACCCGACGGTCTGGGAGCGCACGGTCAGCCACCACGTCCAGCACCTTCACACCCACGACGCGATGGTCGCCGCGCTCGAAGACGCCGGCCTCGAGCTCATCGACGTCCGCGGCGCGTTCAACGAGGGCCCGCTCGGCGGCGCCCCCGACGAGACGCAGCACATCAAGCGCGTCTACCTCGCACGACTTCCATGA
- a CDS encoding RNA polymerase sigma factor: protein MPDWELMHRLCLREARRIAPPTDAADIAQEALIRAWKSLQTTQAPDHLGAWLRTIVRREAMRYRARNGVFIGLDDHGELTDQGASKRLEVLDLQVDVRRAVSSLTPDDRKLLALRYVDDLTQPAVASALGIPEGTAKVRLHRARGRLQKVLSQHDGRERR from the coding sequence ATGCCGGACTGGGAGCTGATGCACCGGCTGTGCCTCCGCGAGGCCCGCCGGATCGCGCCGCCGACCGACGCCGCGGACATCGCCCAGGAGGCGCTGATCCGGGCGTGGAAGAGCCTTCAGACCACTCAGGCGCCGGACCACCTGGGCGCCTGGCTGCGCACGATCGTGCGCCGCGAGGCGATGCGGTACCGGGCCAGGAACGGCGTCTTCATCGGGCTCGATGACCACGGCGAGCTGACCGATCAGGGGGCGTCGAAGCGCCTCGAAGTGCTCGATCTCCAGGTCGACGTGCGTCGAGCCGTTAGCAGTCTGACCCCCGATGACCGTAAGCTGTTGGCCTTGCGGTACGTCGACGACCTCACGCAGCCTGCCGTCGCCAGCGCACTCGGGATCCCCGAGGGCACGGCGAAGGTGCGCCTGCACCGGGCTCGCGGACGTCTGCAAAAGGTCCTGTCACAGCACGACGGCCGGGAGCGCCGATGA
- a CDS encoding helix-turn-helix domain-containing protein yields MADGRRSKSKKADVHELSSNIVKALSHPLRLRILARLNEGVASPNEMAKEFGESLPLVSYHVRILRELECIELVKTTPRRGAIEHHYRALTRAVLDDSSWAQMPGSARRAVTTIALDGAFADIRESIEADTFDARLDRHHSYSPLLLDEQAWAQLNEKLMEVLDWALEEQSRAAVRIAEEGAEDMRARLLMLTYTAAPKGAAKPARPSRSKR; encoded by the coding sequence ATGGCCGACGGACGTCGGTCGAAGTCCAAGAAGGCCGATGTGCACGAGCTGAGCAGCAACATCGTCAAGGCGCTGTCGCACCCGCTCCGGCTTCGCATCCTGGCCCGCCTCAACGAGGGCGTCGCCAGCCCGAACGAGATGGCCAAGGAGTTCGGCGAGTCGCTGCCGCTGGTCAGCTACCACGTCCGGATCCTGCGCGAGCTCGAGTGCATCGAGCTCGTGAAGACCACGCCGCGGCGTGGCGCGATCGAGCACCACTACCGCGCGCTGACTCGCGCGGTCCTGGACGACAGCTCGTGGGCGCAGATGCCCGGGAGCGCGCGCAGGGCGGTCACGACCATCGCCCTCGACGGCGCTTTCGCCGACATCCGCGAGTCGATCGAGGCCGACACGTTCGACGCGCGTCTCGACCGACATCACTCCTACTCGCCACTGCTCCTCGACGAGCAGGCCTGGGCGCAGCTCAACGAGAAGCTCATGGAGGTGCTCGACTGGGCGCTGGAGGAGCAGTCGAGGGCTGCGGTCCGCATCGCCGAGGAAGGCGCTGAGGACATGCGGGCGCGGCTGCTGATGCTCACGTACACGGCCGCACCGAAGGGCGCGGCGAAGCCGGCGAGGCCTTCGCGCAGTAAGCGCTAG